A genomic segment from Vanessa cardui chromosome 30, ilVanCard2.1, whole genome shotgun sequence encodes:
- the LOC124542228 gene encoding uncharacterized protein LOC124542228 — translation MDKNKTFAPPSKNIRSKRPSTASSGNTATTSALRKQLPSKEKTVVSRPKINKNATVIGDSDMTICKTDASMPDFDAEYRQIAYGKFLRAMLEDCLVEEKIEREETQMDIQMAQLADRFQKTMDQLDKTNRRLKDINFVVEQKRLLDLKNEDAATFYKMTDNSDIENILNDLSVTEEIALDKLETKNVDFGYNDESGHKQLLDAVNDAIDGLNQIKQHSNLDINKFKEYERSQTTLEELERDRFDLDSLKAEFEMKFPKFSERLLKDVSEKIATVMDNDD, via the exons atggatAAAAACAAGACATTTGCTCCGCCATCGAAGAATATTCGATCGAAGCGTCCTTCAACGGCTTCATCGGGCAATACGGCTACAACCAGCGCGTTACGAAAACAATTGCCGAGTAAAGAAAAAACTGTGGTTTCGAGaccgaaaattaataaaaacgcaACAGTGATTGGTGATAGTGATATGACGATATGCAAAACGGATGCTTCCATGCCCGATTTCGATGCGGAATACCGTCAAATTGCATACGGAAAATTTTTACGTGCGATGCTGGAAGATTGTCTAGTGGAAGAAAAAATTGAGAGAGAAGAGACTCAGATGGACATTCAGATGGCCCAGTTGGCGGATCGCTTTCAAAAAACAATGGACCAGCTTGATAAAACAAATAGGCGCTTGAAAGATATCAATTTTGTTGTTGAACAGAAACG ACTTCTAGATTTGAAAAACGAAGACGCTGCAACATTTTACAAGATGACAGATAATTCTGATATTGAGAACATTCTGAATGATTTGTCTGTAACGGAAGAGATTGCTCTCGATAAATTGGAAACGAAAAACGTCGATTTCGGTTACAACGATGAATCTGGTCACAAGCAACTACTTGACGCTGTAAATGATGCGATCGACGgactaaatcaaataaaacaacattcgaatttagatataaataagtttaaagaaTACGAGAGATCGCAGACAACACTAGAAGAGCTAGAAAGAGATAGATTTGATCTCGATAGTCTGAAGGctgaatttgaaatgaaatttccGAAATTCAGTGAACGGTTGTTGAAAGATGTATCGGAGAAGATTGCGACGGTTATGGATAATGATGATTGA